The following are from one region of the Actinomyces sp. oral taxon 897 genome:
- a CDS encoding lysine--tRNA ligase: protein MTHAPVPAPDTVNQGPAPEPPSNARTPRADPGPGEQFQVRADKRQRLRDEGWDPYPVSVPVTTTIAAVREAYGHLQAGQETDDVVGVAGRVVFLRNTGRLCFVTLADGAGTTLQAMLSAKALPAHGHTALAAFKTDVDLGDHLFVHGRVICSRRGELSVMAEPVLRQGVAPADAGDDDVAVPAWRIASKALRPLPKTWTNEAGEAVTLSEEARVRRRELDLLTRPAARDMVRTRAAVVRSLRDNFHRRDYLELETPMLQVIHGGAAARPFITHMNAFDMDLYLRIATEIYLKRAVVGGVDRVFEINRNFRNEGADSSHSPEFTALEAYEAYSDYDGMAELTRDLVQQAARDAFGLPEGGEVVTLADGTEYDLSGQWDKIDLYTSVSQALGEEVTVDTPREQLVAHAERIGLEVDDYAVAGKVVEDIFEELVGSKLWAPTFVYDFPEDTSPLTRYHRSRPGLTEKWDLYVRGFETATAYSELADPVVQRERFEAQALAAANGDPEAMVLDEDFLVAMEQGFPPCGGMGMGIDRLLMALTGQGIRETITFPLVKRS, encoded by the coding sequence GTGACTCATGCACCCGTTCCCGCTCCCGACACCGTCAACCAGGGCCCTGCCCCCGAGCCCCCGAGCAACGCCAGGACACCCAGGGCCGACCCGGGCCCGGGTGAGCAGTTCCAGGTACGCGCGGACAAGCGTCAGCGCCTGCGCGACGAGGGCTGGGACCCCTACCCCGTATCCGTCCCCGTCACCACCACGATCGCCGCCGTGCGCGAGGCCTACGGCCACCTTCAGGCCGGCCAGGAGACCGACGACGTCGTCGGCGTGGCCGGGCGCGTGGTCTTCCTGCGCAACACCGGCCGCCTGTGCTTCGTCACCCTGGCCGACGGCGCGGGCACCACCCTCCAGGCCATGCTGTCGGCCAAGGCCCTGCCCGCGCACGGGCACACCGCGCTGGCCGCCTTCAAGACGGACGTGGACCTGGGCGATCACCTCTTCGTCCACGGCCGCGTCATCTGCTCACGCCGCGGGGAGCTGTCGGTCATGGCCGAGCCCGTCCTGCGCCAGGGCGTGGCTCCCGCCGACGCCGGGGACGACGACGTCGCCGTCCCTGCCTGGCGCATTGCCTCCAAGGCCCTGCGCCCCCTGCCCAAGACCTGGACCAACGAGGCCGGTGAGGCGGTGACGCTCTCGGAGGAGGCGCGCGTGCGCCGTCGTGAGCTGGACCTGCTCACCCGCCCGGCCGCCCGCGACATGGTGCGCACCCGCGCCGCCGTCGTACGCTCCCTGCGCGACAACTTCCACCGCCGTGACTACCTGGAGCTGGAGACCCCCATGCTCCAGGTCATCCACGGTGGGGCCGCCGCCCGCCCGTTCATCACCCACATGAACGCCTTCGACATGGACCTCTACCTGCGCATTGCCACGGAGATCTACCTTAAGCGCGCCGTGGTGGGGGGCGTGGACCGCGTCTTCGAGATCAACCGCAACTTCCGCAACGAGGGCGCCGATTCCTCCCACTCCCCGGAGTTCACCGCCCTGGAGGCCTACGAGGCCTACTCCGACTACGACGGCATGGCCGAGCTGACCCGCGACCTGGTCCAGCAGGCCGCGCGCGACGCCTTCGGCCTGCCTGAGGGCGGCGAGGTGGTGACCCTGGCCGACGGCACCGAGTACGACCTGTCCGGGCAGTGGGACAAGATCGACCTCTACACCTCCGTCTCCCAGGCCCTGGGGGAGGAGGTCACGGTGGACACCCCGCGCGAGCAGTTGGTGGCCCACGCCGAGCGGATCGGCCTGGAGGTGGACGACTACGCCGTGGCCGGCAAGGTCGTGGAGGACATCTTCGAGGAGCTGGTGGGCAGCAAGCTGTGGGCCCCGACCTTCGTCTACGACTTCCCCGAGGACACCTCCCCGCTGACCCGCTACCACCGCTCGCGCCCGGGGCTGACCGAGAAGTGGGACCTGTACGTGCGCGGCTTCGAGACGGCCACCGCATACTCCGAGCTGGCCGACCCCGTGGTCCAGCGCGAGCGCTTCGAGGCCCAGGCCCTGGCCGCCGCCAACGGCGACCCCGAGGCCATGGTGCTGGACGAGGACTTCCTGGTGGCCATGGAGCAGGGCTTCCCGCCCTGCGGCGGCATGGGCATGGGCATTGACCGCCTGCTCATGGCCCTCACCGGCCAGGGCATCCGCGAGACCATCACCTTCCCGCTGGTCAAGCGCTCCTGA
- a CDS encoding cupin domain-containing protein has translation MTISETTSSARDSSVHTGLSADFPMTAGEKKVREVVNNELLVVVEFVLGADQLIHEEEPSPMPTVLHVLEGTIRFFIDGIEHELSAGDVAYMATGARHGGRSVSAARFSLVGLKQGAASA, from the coding sequence ATGACCATTAGCGAGACCACGAGTTCCGCGCGTGACTCCAGCGTCCACACCGGCCTGTCTGCCGACTTCCCGATGACCGCGGGTGAGAAGAAGGTCCGTGAGGTCGTCAACAACGAGCTGCTCGTCGTCGTCGAGTTCGTCCTCGGCGCCGACCAGCTGATCCACGAGGAGGAGCCCTCGCCCATGCCGACGGTCCTGCACGTGCTCGAGGGCACGATCAGGTTCTTTATCGACGGCATTGAGCACGAGCTGAGTGCTGGCGACGTGGCCTACATGGCGACCGGCGCCAGGCACGGCGGCCGCTCGGTGAGTGCTGCACGCTTCAGCCTCGTCGGGCTGAAGCAGGGTGCCGCCAGCGCGTGA
- a CDS encoding RNA 2'-phosphotransferase → MDERRLTGISRVLSHALRHDPGYYGLTLDPEGWVDLKDMVAALRRTRGRRDVTAADVEQAVATASKQRHEIRDGRIRALYGHTVDVRIEYRAAVPPDVLYHGTSPAKVGLVLARGLLPMARQKVHMSADVEMATAVGSRHSPTPMILQVDAAAAHAHGIEFYPGSERIWMADEVPPAYLSVFVQE, encoded by the coding sequence ATGGATGAACGCAGGCTCACCGGGATCAGTCGGGTGCTGTCGCACGCGCTCCGCCACGACCCGGGCTACTACGGGCTGACGCTCGATCCCGAGGGGTGGGTGGACCTCAAGGACATGGTGGCCGCCCTGCGGCGTACCCGTGGGCGGCGTGACGTCACCGCCGCCGACGTCGAGCAGGCTGTCGCCACGGCGAGCAAGCAGCGCCACGAGATCCGCGACGGCCGTATCCGGGCGCTGTACGGCCACACGGTCGACGTGCGGATCGAGTACCGGGCCGCCGTCCCGCCCGACGTCCTCTACCACGGCACCTCCCCGGCCAAGGTCGGCCTGGTGCTGGCCAGGGGCCTGCTGCCCATGGCCCGCCAGAAGGTGCACATGTCCGCCGACGTGGAGATGGCCACCGCCGTCGGGTCACGTCACTCCCCCACCCCCATGATCCTGCAGGTGGACGCCGCGGCCGCGCACGCCCACGGCATCGAGTTCTACCCGGGCAGCGAGCGCATCTGGATGGCCGACGAGGTACCGCCCGCCTACCTGAGCGTCTTCGTCCAGGAGTGA
- a CDS encoding DivIVA domain-containing protein: MAQLSAEDVTSQKFKATRFREGYDQDEVDEFLEEVTGTLRTWESLSDALASGKSVDVRTAWSQGQVTSAMVTGSRFRATRRHEGYSQPEVDTFLDDLAETLYTWEKWAASNLSGDGGGAQAGAATAPGAAVAPGGEHDQYVAGLEQENARLRNELAAARQRLAQAGL; this comes from the coding sequence ATGGCACAGCTGAGCGCTGAGGACGTGACGAGCCAGAAATTCAAGGCGACCAGGTTCCGCGAGGGCTACGACCAGGACGAGGTCGACGAGTTCCTGGAGGAGGTGACCGGCACCCTGCGCACCTGGGAGAGCCTGTCCGACGCGCTGGCCTCCGGGAAGAGCGTGGACGTGCGGACGGCCTGGTCCCAGGGGCAGGTCACCTCGGCCATGGTCACCGGCAGCCGCTTCCGGGCGACCCGACGCCACGAGGGGTACTCCCAGCCGGAGGTAGACACCTTCCTCGACGACCTGGCCGAGACCCTGTACACCTGGGAGAAGTGGGCCGCCAGCAACCTCAGCGGTGACGGGGGCGGCGCCCAGGCCGGGGCCGCGACGGCACCGGGGGCCGCGGTGGCCCCGGGGGGCGAGCACGACCAGTACGTTGCCGGGCTGGAGCAGGAGAACGCCCGCCTGCGCAACGAGCTCGCCGCCGCCCGGCAGCGCCTGGCGCAGGCCGGTCTTTAA
- a CDS encoding peptide MFS transporter: protein MRRTPTTVNSTDDEPVRTSMWKPATLRTTPSKEDRGLLGHPRGLPWMLNVEMWERFSYYGMRAILLYFITAAVEDGGLGIDDNTGTIIMAVYGAAVFLLAIPGGIFADRVIGPWPSTLYGGVVIMAGHVCLSVPVNAMAWVGIVLVAIGTGFIKPNLSTIVGGLYDSDDPRRDAGFQLFYMSVNIGSFASPLVTSWLKNHYGYHAGFMAAAVGMALALVAFVYGRSKLSAFAFNVPNPLRPEERNRLLVMSGAGIAAVVLVTWVLNIFLHSLPDAITYMVFAIALGASIAYFTLMFRSPKVTSTERVHLRAYIALWVGAVLFFTIFEQASGKMAVFAQKNTDGTTPFGWVLSPEAYQSVNPAAIIVLAPLVGWFFARRLGRSIPTVVKFATAVLIVGVSALVTGYGFQLWTGGENLAPWWFLALVFVIQTVGELFLSPVGLATTTALAPKQFASQAMVLWLLAISTGQGLAGVVIANTKEVSDAVYFYGLGAVTIVVALGVFAVAPWTQRQMADIDASR, encoded by the coding sequence ATGAGGCGCACCCCAACCACCGTCAACAGTACCGATGACGAACCTGTCAGAACCAGTATGTGGAAACCCGCCACCCTGCGCACCACCCCCTCCAAGGAGGACCGCGGGCTGCTGGGCCACCCCAGGGGCCTGCCCTGGATGCTCAACGTCGAGATGTGGGAGCGCTTCTCCTACTACGGGATGCGCGCCATCCTGCTGTACTTCATTACCGCCGCGGTCGAGGACGGCGGGCTGGGGATCGACGACAACACCGGGACCATTATTATGGCGGTATACGGGGCCGCCGTATTCCTCCTGGCAATTCCTGGCGGAATATTCGCCGACCGCGTGATCGGCCCCTGGCCCTCCACCCTGTACGGCGGCGTCGTGATTATGGCGGGGCACGTGTGTCTTTCCGTCCCGGTCAATGCCATGGCCTGGGTAGGCATTGTCCTGGTGGCCATTGGCACCGGCTTTATCAAACCCAACCTCTCCACGATCGTCGGAGGCCTGTACGACTCCGACGACCCGCGCCGCGACGCGGGATTCCAGCTGTTTTACATGTCCGTCAACATTGGCTCCTTCGCATCGCCGCTGGTCACCAGCTGGCTCAAGAACCACTACGGCTACCACGCGGGATTCATGGCGGCCGCCGTCGGCATGGCCCTGGCCCTGGTCGCCTTCGTCTACGGGCGCAGCAAGCTCTCCGCCTTCGCCTTTAACGTACCCAACCCGCTCCGCCCCGAGGAGCGCAACCGCCTGCTCGTCATGAGCGGGGCCGGGATCGCGGCGGTCGTCCTGGTGACCTGGGTCCTGAACATCTTCCTCCACTCCCTGCCGGACGCCATTACCTACATGGTCTTCGCAATCGCCCTGGGGGCCTCGATCGCCTACTTCACCCTCATGTTCCGCTCCCCCAAGGTCACCAGCACCGAGCGCGTCCACCTGCGCGCCTATATCGCCCTGTGGGTCGGCGCGGTGCTGTTCTTCACCATCTTCGAGCAGGCCTCGGGCAAGATGGCGGTATTCGCCCAGAAGAACACCGACGGGACCACTCCCTTCGGCTGGGTCCTCAGCCCGGAGGCCTACCAGTCCGTCAACCCGGCCGCGATTATCGTGCTGGCCCCGCTGGTCGGGTGGTTCTTCGCCCGACGCCTCGGCCGCTCCATCCCCACGGTGGTCAAGTTCGCCACCGCCGTGCTCATTGTGGGCGTCTCCGCCCTGGTCACCGGCTACGGCTTCCAGCTCTGGACGGGCGGGGAGAACCTGGCGCCGTGGTGGTTCCTGGCGCTGGTGTTCGTGATCCAGACCGTGGGCGAGCTGTTCCTCTCCCCGGTGGGCCTGGCCACCACCACCGCGCTGGCCCCCAAGCAGTTCGCCTCCCAGGCAATGGTGCTGTGGCTGCTGGCCATCTCCACGGGCCAGGGGCTGGCTGGCGTCGTCATCGCCAACACCAAGGAGGTCAGCGACGCGGTGTACTTCTACGGCCTGGGCGCGGTCACCATCGTGGTGGCGCTCGGCGTGTTCGCCGTCGCCCCCTGGACGCAGAGGCAGATGGCTGACATTGACGCCAGCCGGTAG
- a CDS encoding mannitol dehydrogenase family protein, giving the protein MTTSLASSPLAPTYDRSAMTTGIVHMGVGGFHRAHQAMYLDRLMRDGKALDWGICGVGLMPGDARMRDALAGQDHLYSLTLKHPDGHHETTVIGSIHDYRFAPEDRQGVLEVMTAPTTRIVSLTVTEGGYNTDDATGAFRTGSDGARHDAASPHEPTTAFGYIVEALRRRRAEGTAPFTVMSCDNLPGNGKVARTAVVGQARMSDPELADWIEANVSFPNCMVDRITPVTTPADIEQVTAELGVEDAWPVVCEPFTQWVLEDAFPTGRPPLEEVGVQMVDDVVPYELMKLRLLNASHQALAHWGRLLGIEYAHEAAADPEIAAWTRAFLTREARPRLLAVPGIDLDRYVDTLFERFTNAAIADTLARLAFFAPSGMPKFVLPTVRANLEADGPIRLGTAMCAAWSLGVLGTDENGAAIPVVDDLRPFAQAQADGEATGFIGNKEVFGDLADDERFASTYAQELAALREQGVRARLRALAE; this is encoded by the coding sequence ATGACCACCTCACTGGCCAGCTCCCCCCTGGCCCCCACCTACGACCGCTCCGCCATGACCACCGGCATCGTCCACATGGGGGTCGGCGGCTTCCACCGCGCCCACCAGGCCATGTACCTTGACCGCCTCATGCGTGACGGCAAGGCCCTGGACTGGGGCATCTGCGGCGTCGGCCTCATGCCCGGGGACGCGCGCATGCGCGACGCCCTGGCAGGCCAGGACCACCTCTACTCCCTGACCCTCAAGCACCCCGACGGCCACCACGAGACCACGGTCATCGGCTCCATCCACGACTACCGCTTCGCCCCTGAGGACCGCCAGGGCGTGCTGGAGGTCATGACCGCCCCGACCACCCGCATTGTCTCCCTGACCGTCACCGAGGGCGGCTACAACACCGACGACGCCACCGGGGCCTTCCGCACCGGCTCCGACGGCGCCCGCCACGACGCCGCCAGCCCCCACGAGCCCACCACCGCCTTCGGCTACATCGTCGAGGCCCTGAGGCGGCGCCGGGCGGAGGGCACCGCCCCCTTCACGGTCATGAGCTGCGACAACCTGCCGGGCAACGGGAAGGTCGCCCGCACCGCCGTCGTGGGCCAGGCCCGCATGAGCGACCCCGAGCTGGCCGACTGGATCGAGGCCAACGTCTCCTTCCCCAACTGCATGGTGGACCGCATCACCCCGGTGACGACCCCGGCGGACATCGAGCAGGTCACCGCCGAGCTCGGGGTGGAGGACGCCTGGCCGGTGGTGTGCGAGCCCTTCACCCAGTGGGTGCTCGAGGACGCCTTCCCCACCGGGCGCCCGCCCCTGGAGGAGGTCGGGGTGCAGATGGTCGACGACGTCGTCCCCTACGAGCTCATGAAGCTGCGGCTGCTCAACGCCTCCCACCAGGCCCTGGCCCACTGGGGGCGGCTGCTGGGCATTGAGTACGCCCACGAGGCGGCCGCCGACCCCGAGATCGCCGCCTGGACCCGCGCCTTCCTCACCCGGGAGGCGCGCCCGCGGCTGCTGGCGGTGCCCGGCATCGACCTCGACCGGTACGTGGACACGCTCTTTGAGCGCTTTACCAACGCCGCGATCGCCGACACCCTGGCGCGCCTGGCCTTCTTCGCCCCCTCCGGCATGCCCAAGTTCGTCCTGCCGACCGTACGCGCCAACCTGGAGGCGGACGGCCCCATCCGCCTGGGGACGGCCATGTGCGCCGCCTGGTCGCTGGGCGTGCTCGGCACCGACGAGAACGGCGCGGCCATCCCCGTGGTGGACGACCTGCGCCCCTTCGCGCAGGCCCAGGCCGACGGCGAGGCCACCGGCTTCATCGGCAACAAGGAGGTCTTCGGGGACCTGGCGGACGACGAGCGCTTTGCCTCCACCTACGCCCAGGAGCTGGCGGCCCTGCGCGAGCAGGGGGTGCGGGCGCGCCTGAGGGCCCTGGCCGAGTAG
- a CDS encoding LutC/YkgG family protein: MDARTAVLARARDAISRSQRGPARPVPRNYTRVGAHAPGSEAVVADMVDKLEDYDAVVRVEPTEQGVLDAIDALLGSARVVVVPSGLPQAYKDAAARGGRTLRQDSREAPVPTLELDQVDAVVTCSRVGISISGTIVLDGEPDQGRRAISLVPDRHVVVLERQMVVPTVPQAVDVLGAHPTRPMTWVAGPSATSDIELVRVNGVHGPRHLGVVVAH, from the coding sequence ATGGACGCCCGTACCGCCGTCCTGGCCCGTGCCCGTGACGCGATCTCCCGCTCCCAGCGGGGACCCGCCCGCCCCGTGCCGCGTAACTACACCCGCGTGGGCGCCCACGCCCCGGGCTCTGAGGCCGTCGTGGCCGACATGGTGGACAAGCTGGAGGACTACGACGCCGTCGTGAGGGTGGAGCCCACGGAGCAGGGCGTCCTGGACGCCATTGACGCCCTCCTGGGTAGCGCCCGGGTCGTGGTGGTGCCCTCCGGGCTGCCCCAGGCCTACAAGGACGCCGCCGCCCGGGGCGGGCGCACCCTGCGCCAGGACTCCCGTGAGGCGCCTGTGCCCACCCTGGAGCTGGACCAGGTCGACGCCGTGGTGACCTGCTCACGGGTCGGTATCTCCATCTCGGGCACGATCGTGCTCGACGGCGAGCCCGACCAGGGGCGTCGGGCCATTAGCCTGGTGCCCGACAGGCACGTGGTGGTCCTGGAGCGCCAGATGGTGGTCCCCACCGTCCCCCAGGCGGTGGACGTGCTCGGGGCGCACCCCACACGCCCCATGACCTGGGTGGCGGGCCCCTCGGCCACCAGCGACATTGAGCTCGTGCGCGTCAACGGCGTGCACGGCCCGCGCCACCTGGGCGTGGTCGTCGCCCACTAG
- a CDS encoding LutB/LldF family L-lactate oxidation iron-sulfur protein produces MSLTFLGMPRTAAKTEALDPAAHTGGWRTTVVQPRDTLRWGHTFPQGAHKTLANTQMRRNLGHATRTIRAKRDLRVAEMPDWEDLREAASAVKNEVMSNLPELLERFEANVTARGGIVHWARDAAEANRIVASIIESKGVDEVVKIKSMATQETNLNEYLADRGVHAHETDLAEMIVQLADDMPSHIVVPAIHRNRAEVRGIFLDRMDDAPADLSEDPRELTAAARAHLRHKFLHASVAVSGTNMGVAETGTVSIFESEGNGRMCLTLPDTLITLMGIEKLVPRFQDVEIFSQLLPRSATGERMNPYTSMWTGVTPGDGPQEFHLILMDNGRTKALADPIGREALHCIRCGACMNICPVYQHTGGHAYGSVYPGPIGAALTPQLTQGLADDDPVHTLPFASSLCGACGEACPVKIDIPTILIHLRARSVDVKRKVVPDMWDLAMGTTAPVMSSGRLWSAAAQAVKATRLVGRSGRIGALPFPASMWTVSRDIPAPPAENFRDWWRRTHGPGAAGSTASGTAPGAGAAPAGAGTVPAAAGGTTSGTAPGAAAGAPTVTRGAKGATATTRTKKED; encoded by the coding sequence ATGAGCCTGACATTCCTGGGCATGCCCCGCACCGCCGCCAAGACCGAGGCCCTGGACCCCGCCGCCCACACCGGGGGCTGGCGCACCACCGTGGTCCAGCCCCGCGACACCCTGCGCTGGGGCCACACCTTCCCCCAGGGCGCCCACAAGACCCTGGCCAACACCCAGATGCGCCGCAACCTGGGCCACGCCACCCGCACCATCCGGGCCAAGCGGGACCTGCGCGTGGCCGAGATGCCGGACTGGGAGGACCTGCGCGAGGCGGCCAGCGCCGTGAAGAACGAGGTCATGAGCAACCTGCCCGAGCTGCTGGAGCGCTTCGAGGCCAATGTCACGGCCCGCGGCGGGATCGTCCACTGGGCCCGCGACGCCGCCGAGGCCAACCGGATCGTGGCCTCGATCATTGAGTCCAAGGGCGTGGACGAGGTCGTCAAGATCAAGTCCATGGCCACCCAGGAGACCAACCTCAACGAGTACCTGGCCGACCGGGGCGTCCACGCCCACGAGACCGACCTGGCCGAGATGATCGTCCAGCTCGCCGACGACATGCCCTCCCACATCGTGGTCCCCGCCATCCACCGCAACCGCGCCGAGGTGCGGGGCATCTTCCTGGACCGCATGGACGACGCCCCCGCGGACCTGTCCGAGGACCCCCGCGAGCTCACCGCCGCCGCCCGCGCCCACCTACGCCACAAGTTCCTCCACGCCTCCGTGGCCGTCTCGGGCACCAACATGGGCGTGGCCGAGACCGGGACCGTCTCGATCTTCGAGTCCGAGGGCAACGGGCGCATGTGCCTGACCCTGCCGGACACGCTCATCACCCTCATGGGGATCGAGAAGCTGGTACCCCGCTTCCAGGACGTGGAGATCTTCTCCCAGCTCCTGCCGCGCAGCGCCACCGGGGAGCGTATGAACCCCTACACCTCCATGTGGACCGGCGTCACCCCCGGTGACGGCCCCCAGGAGTTCCACCTGATCCTCATGGACAACGGGCGCACCAAGGCCCTGGCCGACCCCATCGGGCGCGAGGCCCTGCACTGCATCCGCTGCGGGGCCTGCATGAACATCTGCCCCGTCTACCAGCACACCGGCGGGCACGCCTACGGCTCGGTCTACCCCGGGCCCATCGGGGCCGCCCTGACCCCCCAGCTCACCCAGGGGCTGGCCGACGACGACCCGGTCCACACCCTGCCCTTCGCCTCCTCCCTGTGCGGGGCCTGCGGGGAGGCCTGCCCGGTCAAGATCGACATCCCCACCATCCTCATCCACCTGCGTGCCCGCAGCGTGGACGTCAAGCGCAAGGTGGTCCCGGACATGTGGGACCTGGCCATGGGCACCACCGCCCCGGTCATGAGCAGCGGGCGGCTGTGGTCCGCCGCCGCCCAGGCCGTCAAGGCCACCCGCCTGGTGGGCCGCAGCGGCCGGATCGGGGCCCTGCCCTTCCCCGCCTCCATGTGGACGGTGTCACGCGACATCCCGGCGCCCCCGGCGGAGAACTTCCGTGACTGGTGGAGGCGCACCCACGGCCCCGGGGCCGCTGGTAGTACCGCCTCCGGGACCGCGCCGGGGGCCGGGGCCGCACCGGCAGGGGCCGGGACCGTACCGGCGGCCGCTGGCGGTACCACCTCCGGGACCGCGCCGGGGGCCGCTGCTGGCGCTCCCACCGTCACCAGGGGCGCCAAGGGCGCGACCGCCACCACCCGCACCAAGAAGGAGGACTGA
- a CDS encoding (Fe-S)-binding protein, which yields MRIALFATCIGDTMFPQAPQATVTLLERLGHEVVFPEGQVCCGQMHANTGYFEKAAQLIRNHVRTFSPVLDGQWDAIVVPSGSCTGATRHEQALVAEHVGDTALARRATQVAARTYDLTELLVDVLGVVDVGAYFPHRVTYHPTCHSLRITKVGDRPYRLLKAVEGIDLAPLPEEKVCCGFGGTFSMKNSETSTAMLADKVSNVMSTRAEVLVTGDYSCLMHIGGGLSRLNSGVRIMHLAEILASTKDAPFNGFQSFAPSAQEAVIR from the coding sequence GTGCGAATCGCACTCTTCGCGACCTGTATCGGGGACACCATGTTCCCGCAGGCGCCGCAGGCCACCGTGACCCTCCTGGAGAGGCTCGGCCACGAGGTCGTCTTCCCCGAGGGGCAGGTGTGCTGCGGCCAGATGCATGCCAACACCGGGTACTTCGAGAAGGCCGCCCAGCTCATCCGCAACCACGTGCGGACCTTCTCCCCCGTGCTCGACGGGCAGTGGGACGCCATTGTGGTCCCCTCGGGCTCGTGCACCGGCGCCACCCGCCATGAGCAGGCCCTGGTGGCCGAGCACGTGGGCGACACCGCCCTGGCCCGCCGCGCCACCCAGGTGGCGGCCCGTACCTACGACCTCACCGAGCTCCTGGTGGACGTCCTGGGGGTGGTCGACGTCGGCGCCTACTTCCCCCACCGGGTCACCTACCACCCGACCTGCCACTCCCTGCGCATTACCAAGGTGGGCGACCGCCCCTACCGGCTGCTTAAGGCCGTGGAGGGCATCGACCTGGCCCCGCTGCCCGAGGAGAAGGTCTGCTGCGGGTTCGGCGGGACCTTCTCCATGAAGAACTCCGAGACCTCCACCGCCATGCTGGCCGACAAGGTGTCCAACGTCATGTCCACCCGCGCCGAGGTCCTGGTGACCGGCGACTACTCCTGCCTCATGCACATTGGCGGAGGCCTGTCCCGGCTCAACTCCGGGGTGCGCATTATGCACCTGGCCGAGATCCTGGCCTCGACCAAGGACGCCCCCTTCAACGGCTTCCAGTCCTTCGCGCCCTCCGCCCAGGAGGCGGTCATCCGATGA
- a CDS encoding sensor histidine kinase gives MRLTLTYAGLVTTSGTVLIAMVYLYTRLVTFNIQFDLPAQGAGTAPTSGMQIKVPSEATRVDTNLLDLLTSVLRSAVVALVLLAVVSGTVGWVLAGRMLRPLSSMNAVANRAASGDLSQRLALSGPRDEIHDLADTFDRMLDSLERSFAAHRRFAANASHELRTPLATTQTMIDVALADPDASVEDLRALMRRVWRTNRANVETIDALLDLADAQSGNLAHEEVDLEAVVLAELAALAPQADEHDVSVHHHLGAAVLHGDPVLLRQAVSNLLRNAVRYNIPAGRVEVALSQEADAVRLSIRNDGPVVPADKLDSLREPFVRGEGRGRTRGSGHGLGLAIVSAVALAHHGTLDLRANPGGGLTAVLALPVPGPVPSAGDGRQKHTTS, from the coding sequence ATGCGCCTGACCCTGACCTACGCCGGCCTGGTGACCACCTCGGGGACCGTGCTCATTGCCATGGTCTACCTCTACACCCGCCTGGTCACCTTCAATATCCAGTTCGACCTGCCCGCCCAGGGCGCGGGCACCGCCCCGACGTCGGGCATGCAGATCAAGGTCCCCAGCGAGGCGACCCGGGTGGACACCAACCTGCTCGACCTGCTGACCAGCGTGCTGCGCTCGGCCGTCGTGGCCCTGGTGCTGCTGGCGGTCGTCTCGGGGACGGTGGGCTGGGTGCTGGCCGGCCGTATGCTGCGGCCGCTGTCCTCCATGAACGCCGTGGCCAACCGTGCCGCCTCGGGCGACCTCAGCCAGCGCCTGGCCCTGTCCGGGCCGCGTGACGAGATCCACGACCTGGCGGACACCTTTGACCGCATGCTGGACTCCCTGGAGCGCTCCTTCGCCGCGCACCGCCGGTTCGCCGCCAACGCCTCCCACGAGCTGCGCACGCCCCTGGCCACCACCCAGACCATGATCGACGTGGCCCTGGCCGACCCCGACGCCTCGGTGGAGGACCTGCGGGCCCTCATGAGGCGCGTGTGGAGGACCAACCGCGCCAACGTGGAGACGATCGACGCCCTGCTGGACCTGGCCGACGCCCAGTCCGGGAACCTGGCCCACGAGGAGGTGGACCTGGAGGCCGTGGTGCTCGCCGAGCTGGCGGCGCTCGCCCCCCAGGCCGACGAGCACGACGTGAGCGTGCACCACCACCTGGGCGCCGCCGTCCTCCACGGCGACCCGGTGCTGCTGCGCCAGGCCGTCTCCAACCTGCTGCGCAACGCGGTGCGCTACAACATCCCCGCTGGCCGGGTCGAGGTCGCCCTGTCCCAGGAGGCGGACGCCGTCCGCCTGAGCATCCGCAACGACGGCCCGGTAGTGCCCGCCGACAAGCTGGACTCCCTGCGCGAACCCTTCGTGCGCGGGGAGGGCCGGGGGCGGACCCGCGGGTCGGGCCACGGCCTGGGCCTGGCCATTGTCTCGGCCGTCGCCCTGGCCCACCACGGGACCCTGGACCTGCGTGCCAACCCGGGCGGGGGGCTGACGGCCGTCCTGGCCCTGCCGGTACCGGGCCCGGTCCCCAGCGCGGGGGACGGTAGGCAAAAGCACACGACGTCGTGA